In Leptospira bandrabouensis, the DNA window CTTTTCGAACAGATTCTGCATCTACAGCTTTCAGAGGAACAAGTATCACCGTCCTAGTTACTCTTTCGACAATCGTTCCAAGAGCACTGGCATGATTTTTCCCTATAAGTAAATCGCCTTCCCAATGTCCGGGAACAGACCTATCAGCAACTTCCTTCGGACGTTCATCGATGCTAATCATTTCAGGAATTTTTCCAATATTCCCAATGTTTCCAGCTGGTTTGGATTTCTTTCCCTTTCTTCGAAGGTAAGTATTGATTTCCTTTTTTAGGGAACCTCTAGGAAGAAGATAGATAAAAGTATAAATGGATTGATGTGAGATACTCATATTTTTTTGATTCGGAAAAGAACGTTTTAAATCTTGTGAAATTTGAACGGGAGACCATTTGAGTTCAAGACGATTTTTGAATTCTTTATATAACGTGTTCGAAGTAAATAGTTTGCATTTACCAATCTTTCTAGAAGCCGCAGCCATTCTGGCTTTGTAACCAGAAAC includes these proteins:
- a CDS encoding IS30 family transposase, yielding MAEYTRFSTKEREILSMLIHEGYTKGAIAEMMGRHRSTIGRELERGKIADRYYQYSAIVSGYKARMAAASRKIGKCKLFTSNTLYKEFKNRLELKWSPVQISQDLKRSFPNQKNMSISHQSIYTFIYLLPRGSLKKEINTYLRRKGKKSKPAGNIGNIGKIPEMISIDERPKEVADRSVPGHWEGDLLIGKNHASALGTIVERVTRTVILVPLKAVDAESVRKAFEQELKHFPKQLKLSMTYDQGKEMSEHRLFTKNTKMKVYFCHPASPWERGTCENTNMLIRDFFPKGTDFSKIKKSQIKKVQRMLNQRPRKTLNWNTPEEEIRNLVR